Within Chelatococcus sp. HY11, the genomic segment ATCCACTTGAGGTGGCCGAGATGGGAGGACTTGTCGATGACGAGCCCCTCGACCTGATGGAACATCGGCGTGTGGGTCTGGTCGCTGTCGCAGCGATAGGTGCGACCGGGGCAGATCACGCGGATCGGCGGCTTCTTCGACAGCATCGTGCGGATCTGCACAGGGCTGGTATGCGTCCGCAGGAGCTTGCGCGTGCCGGTCTCGTCAGGCGCGAAGAAGAAGGTGTCATGCATCTCCCGCGCCGGATGGCCGACGGGGAAGTTGAGCGCGGTGAAATTGTAGAAGTCGGTTTCGACGTCAGGGCCTTCGGCGATGGAGAAGCCCATGTCGGCGAAGATCGCCGTGAGTTCGTCCATGACCTGGCTGATGGGGTGGATGCGGCCACGGGTCTCCGGGCCTTCCTGCACGGGCAGCGTGACGTCGACGCGCTCGGAGGCGAGCCGCGCCTCCAGGGCCTTCTCGGCCAGCGCTGTCTTGCGCTCGGCCAGCGCGGACGACACCCGGTCGCGCAGCCCGTTGATGAGGGGGCCCTTCTCGCGCCGCTCATCCGGCGTCATGGCGCCGAGCGTCTTCAGGAGCTCGGAAACCGAGCCCTTCTTGCCAAGCGCGGCGATGCGCACGGCTTCCAGCGCAGCCTCGTCTGCTGCGGCCGCAATGGCTGATGCAATGGTGGTTTCCAGCCCGGACAGGTCGCTCATCATTTCCCTCGGCGGCGTGACGCGGTCGGCCTCACGGATACGGAAACCCGCATCGGAAGCAACTGCCGGGGGCAATTGCCGGTGGCACGATGGCACGTCGATGACAGTCAACACGGCCCGGGAACGAAAAAAGCCCGAGACGCAACAAAACGCCCGGCGGCAATGCTGCCGCCGAACGTGATAGCCTCGGTATGGCGAGAGAGGGCGGTGAGCGCCCCTCGCGATCAGGCCGCGGGAAGCGCGGCCTTCGCCTTCTCGACGATCGCCCTGAAGGCGTCCGGCTCGCGAATGGCGATATCCGACAGCACCTTGCGATCCATCTCGACCCCCGCCTTGCCGAGGCCATCGATAAATCGGCTGTAGGTCAGCCCGTGCTCGCGAACGGCCGCGTTGATGCGCTGAATCCAGAGCGCGCGGATCGTGCGCTTCTTGTTCTTGCGATCGCGGTAGGAATACTGCATCGCACGATCGACAGCCGCCTTGGCGGTGCGGATCGTATTCTTGCGGCGGCCGTAGAAACCCTTGGCTGCCTTGAAAACCTTCTTATGCTTGGCGTGGGATGTCACGCCGCGTTTGACGCGGGCCATGATCGATCTCCTGGGAAATGTTCAACGTTGCGGGAAGGCACTCAGCGGCTGTTGGGGAGGAAGAACTGCTTCACGTTCCTCGCATCACCCTCGAACAGCGTGGTTGTGCCGCGCTGATTACGGATGAACTTCTTGGTGCGCTTGATCATGCCGTGGCGCTTTCCCGCCTGCGCGGCAACGACCTTGCCCGTCCCAGTGATCTTGAAGCGCTTTTTGGCGCCCGATTTCGTCTTCAACTTGGGCATTTGGCTCTCCCGTCAGCCTTTTCGGGGCGGTTGCCCACCCGTCCGGCCGTCACATTGCATGTGAGCAAAAAGAACCGCCACGGCAGCCCTGGTGGCCGGGCGGTTCCAACGAAGGCGGGCTTATCGCAGAAACGAGCCCGCTTGGCAACTGACCCGTCAGCGCTTTCGACAAGCCTGTGACGGGCCGTTCAGCCTATGTGGCGGATATGCCGACTTTTCAAGGCCTTGTCAGCCTCGCGGAGCGAGCACCATCACCATCTGGCGGCCTTCGAGCAGCGGTTCGCTCTCGACCTTGGCGACTTCGGACATCTCGTCCTTCACCTTGACGAGCAGCTTGTAGCCGAGATCCTGGTGAGCCATCTCGCGGCCGCGGAACCTGAGCGTGATCTTGACCTTGTCGCCTTCCTCGAAGAAGCGCTTCACCGCCTTCATCTTGACCTCGTAGTCGTGGTCATCGATGCCGGGACGGAGCTTGATCTCCTTCACCTCGACGGTTTTCTGCTTCTTGCGGGCCTCGGCGGCTTTCTTCTGCTCGAGGAACTTGAAGCGGCCGTGGTCGAGGATCTTGCAGACTGGCGGAACGGAGTTCGGCGCGATCTCGACGAGATCAAGCCCCGCTTCCTCGGCGGCGCGCAGCGCGTCGAAGAGCGGCATAACTCCGCGGTTCTGACCCGTTTCGTCGATCAGCTGGACTTCGCGGACACCTCTAATGTCTCGATTGGCGCGGGGACCCTCCTTCTGTGGAGCCGCGATGGATCTCATAGGCCTACGAATGGGAGTGCTCTCCTGTTGCCCGTCTGGTTGAGCCCTTGTTTCCCGCGTGGGCGAGGCCGCCTCAAAGCGCCTGCGTCACGTGGAGTTACCAGGACGGGTGGTATGTGGTTAACAAAATACGCTGAGCTAATAACATTCACGGCAAGAGCCCTGAAAGTCAACAGATTCCGGGCCAACTCCCGCGTCTATGGGTGCTGCGGTGCAAAAGTGTCGGCCGTTTCGAGCGGTTTGCGCTCGATCAGAGCTGAATAGATGTCCAAAGTCTCGTTGACCATGCTTTCAAGCGAGAAGTTCCGCTCCACATGACGCCTGGCGCGCACGGCCATGCCTTGCAGGGCCGTCGCGCCGAGATCGAGCGCGTCCCCGATCGCTTCGGCGAGTGCATCGGCGTTGCCCGGGGGCACATGCCAGCCGGTGCGTTCCGAGCCCGGCACCTGGGGCGGGCTGAGCACGGTTTCGGGCACCGCGCCGAGATCGGAAACGACAACGCATGTGCCCATGGCTTGCGCTTCCACCGCGACCCGCCCGAATGCTTCCGGCTCCGTCGAGGGGACGGTGACCACGGAGGCAGCGAGAAAGGCCGCGGGCATGTCCACGCAATGGCCCACGCGGCGGACGACGCCCTTCAGGCCGAGCTTCTCGATCTGCTGGTCGAGCTCGCGCACGTAGCCGTCGCGGCCTTGATGGTCGCCGGCGAGCACGAAGGCGACGTCGCGCAGGCCATGGTCGAGGAGCTTGCGGGCCGCATCGATTAGGACAGTCTGCCCCTTCCACCCGGTCAGACGGCCCGCCAGCAGCACGATGCGTTCATGCGGCGGCACGCCCCAGGACTTGCGCAAGGCTTCGACCCTGTCCGGCGGCACGGCGCTGGCTGAATACTGGGCGAGATCTGTCCCGCGATAGACGACACGGATGCGGGCATTGGCGACGGGGTGGGCTGCCCGGATGAGATCGGCCGTGTAGATCGAGTTGGCGATCACCACGTCGCCACGCGCCATCACGGAATTATACATGACCTTGACCGCGGAGCGACCGGCATAGCTGCCGTGATAGGTGGTGACGAGCGGGATCTTGAGCGCGCGGGCGGCGGCGAGCGCCACCCAGGCGGGCGCGCGGGACCGGGCATGGAGGATCTCGACGCCGTCGTTGAGGCAGATGCGGATGAGCCGGCGGACATTCAGCGCCATGGCCAGCGGGTTCTTGGTGCGCGCCGGGAATGGGATCCAGACACCGCCCTTGGCCTGCAATTCACCGACCAGGCGTCCCCCCTCGGTCGCGACGAGCGCGCGAGCCCCTACGGCGGCAAGGCCGGCCGCGATATCAACGGTCGTTCGTTCCGCGCCGCCTGCCTCCAGCTCTGGCACGATCTGCAGGATTGCGCGGCCGGTGAGCGGATGATTGGTCACTGTCGGCAGGATGAGCGGCGCTCCCGCTCGTGTCGATTGGGTCACCGGTGTATGACGCCTCCTGATCGATTCGTGCATGATACTGCAGGAGAAAGTCTTATGGGCAACACGCCGGATCTGCAATTCCTTGGCGTCGGCGCGGATGATGCGCGACGCGACATCGCTGTGCTGTCCCGCTCCGGCGCAGGCCCAGCCGTCGTCTGGCTCGGCGGTTTCCGTTCCGATATGCGCGCCACCAAGGCGACGGCCCTCGATGACTGGGCAGCCGATGCCGGCAGGGCCTTCCTGCGCTTCGACTATTCAGGCCATGGCGAATCCTCTGGCCGCTTCGAGGACGGCACCATCTCGCGCTGGCTGGAGGAGAGCGTCGCCGTCATATCAGCCCAGACGACGGCGGCGCCTATTCTCGTCGGCTCGTCGATGGGGGGCTGGCTTGCGCTGCTCGCCACACTGCGTCTGCGCGCGGAAGGCTCGCCGCGTGCGCCCGCGGGCCTCGTCCTGATCGCGCCGGCCGTGGATTTTACCGAGCGGCTGATGTGGGAGGCCTTTCCCGAGGAGGCCCGGCAGGCCATTGAACGGGAGGGCGTGTTCATGCGGCCGTCGCAGTATGGCGAGCCCTATGCCATCACGCGCCGGCTGATCGAGGATGGACGTCGCCACCTCCTGCTCGATGGGGCCATCGAGCCAGGATGTCCCGTTCACATCCTTCAGGGCATGGAAGATCCCGACGTCCCGTGGCGGCATGTCCTTCGCTTCGTGGAGCATCTACCTGGCGAAGCGGTGACGCTGACGCTGATCAAGGACGGCGATCACCGCCTGTCACGCCCGGAGGATATAGAGCGTCTCGTGGCGGCGGTCGCGGCTATGGCGTAAGCGACTTCTCGCGATTGCCCGCGCCGCTCAGGACGTTGTCCGGATCCCAGCCGTAGCTCAGGGTCTCGAAGCGCATGGTCAGCGCGTCGATCAGCAGCAGGCGGCCGACGAGGCCCTCGCCGAAGCCTACGATGGCGCGGATCACCTCAAGCGCCATCAGCGATCCGACGATCCCGGGCAAAGCGCCGATGATGCCGGCTTCCTCGCATGTCGGCACCGTCCCGGGCGCGGGCGGTTCGGGAAACAGGCAACGGTAGGTCGGGTTGGGCGTTCCGTCCGGCCCGGGTTCATGGGCGCGGAGCGTGGTGAGTGACGCGTCGAATGTGCCAAGCGCGCCCAATACCAGCGGTCGTCCTACACGGAATGCCGCGTCCGAGACCCGATAGCGTGTCGCGAAATTGTCCGAGCCGTCGGCGATGACGTCGTAGTCGGCGAGGAGGGCATCGACGTTGTCGTCATCGACGCGCAGGCGATGCGGCACCACCACCACATGCGGGTTGAGGCGCGCGATCGCGTCGATCGCGCTGTCGACCTTTGACCGGTCGATGTCCGGCGTGCCATGGATGATCTGGCGCTGCAGGTTTGACAGAGAGACAACGTCATCGTCGGCGATGCCGATGGTGCCGATGCCGGCGGCCGCCAGATATTGGAGGAGGGGCGCCCCGAGCCCACCGGCGCCGATCACCAGGACACGCGCCGCCTTCAGCCTGGCCTGCCCGGGCCCACCGACATCACGCAGGATGATATGGCGCGCGTAGCGCTCAATCTCTTCGCTCGACAGACTCACAATCCACCTCGTCCCGGGCTCGGCGGCTCCTGCCCATGCCCTTTTTTATGATGCTCGCAGACCAAGCGCGGCGTTGCTGATCAGAACCGCCACTTTCGCCTATCCCTTTGTCATATAAATATATTTTTTTGAAAATCGATTGCTAGGCTTCGACCTCATGCTCTAGGATCAATAGACTTTCAGGGATGGTCAGGGCAAGCGCGGTCGTCAGGTTGCAGATGGCGGGTGTCGGCGGCAGATGCAATATGCGTCGTGGTGCATGTGACACGATGGAGTGACTGCAAGGAGGCGTCCATGGGCCGAACCGCCGGGAGTGATATGGAGGCGTTGTTCGCCACCGCGAGTGCTGCGCGCGCCCATGCCTACGCGCCTTATTCGGGGTTCCGGGTCGGCGCGGCGGTGATGTCGGCGAGCGGTCGCCTGTTTGCCGGCGCGAATGTCGAGAATGCGTCCTATCCGGCCGGGCTGTGCGCCGAGGCTGTGGCAATCGGTGCCATGGTGGCCGCTGGTGACACCCGGATTACCGCCGTTGCGGTGGTGGGCGAGGGCGAGGCGCTGACGATGCCTTGCGGCGTGTGTCGGCAGAGGCTCAGCGAATTCGCGGGGCCGGATACATCAGTCCATGTGGGTGACAGGGGTGGCGTCAGGCAGAGCTTTCGTTTCGGCGATCTTCTGCCGTTTGCGTTCGGACCTTCCAATCTCGCCCGCTAGGGGCAATCGACATTCAAGTATTGCCGAGAGATACCAACGTCATCACCGGGCTTGTCCCGATAGGAAGGGCGCCTCCATAATTCGGGCTGGCCGGGACGAGCCCGGCCATGACGGCTGAGAAAGCTGAATGTCGATTGAACCTTGAGCGCGTTGCGATCCGGTTGCGTCAGATCGGCGCTCTAACCTCTTTTATTTCAAGCGAGATCTTATCGGCCCACTCCGGTCGGATCATGCTTCAGGGGATGACATCCGTGACCGACACGTCAACGCCACTGCTGTATCAGGCCCGTGCCGCGCTTGAGGAATGGGGCGTCATGGGCCCTTTCGACCATGCGCTGGTGCTTGGCACGGGTCTTGGCAACATCATCGAGGATGTCGAGGGCGCCGTGCAGGTGCCTTATTCCGCCATTCCCGGCTTCCCCGACAATGGGCCGGCCGGGCAGCCCGGTCAGCTCGTGTCGGGCTATATGGAAGGCAAGCGCGTGCTGATCTACGCCGGCCGCGCCCACTATTATGAAACGGGCCACGCCAGGACGATGGCGCTGCCCATCGCGCTGCTCGGCATTCTTGGAAAGCCACCTGTGCTGCTGACCAACGCGGCCGGCTCGGTCAAATCGACCATTCGCGTCGGCAGTCTTTGTGTCATCACCGACCACATCAATTTCTCCGGCCTCAATCCGCTGATCGGCGACCGGGATGATGGTCGGTTCGTCGATATGGCGGATGCCTATGACAATCGTTTGCGCCGCCGGCTGAAGCTCGCGGCCATCGCGGCCGGCATCGCCCTGAACGAGGGCGTCTACATGTGGTTCTCGGGGCCGAGTTTCGAGACGCCGGCAGAGATCCGCATGGCTCGGACATTAGGGGCGGAGCTCGTCGGGATGTCGACGGTGCCGGAGGTCATCCTGGCGCGCCGCCACGGATTGCGCGTGTCGGCGATTTCCGTGGTGACGAGCTATGCCTCCGGCTTCGAGGACGCCCCCCAGCAGCATGGCCCCACGAAGGACATCACCGTCTCGGCCGCCGCCGGGATCAGGCGGATCATCCGCGGTTTCGTCTCGCGGCCCGACGAGATCTGAGCAGGAGGCAGCGCCCCTTGCTTCACGGCGAGACCTCGGGAAAGGCGAGGCGCTTGACGCTGGTGATCGGTCCGCCGCCCCTGCTCACGCTGCGCTCCACCACCTCGCTCAGGGGCTCGACGACGACCATCATGTGATGCGCGTTGGCGTGAAGAAGGCGCACGGTGTCGACCATGATGCCGACATGACCTTTCCAGTAGACGAGATCACCGCGCTCGAGACCACGTCCCTGCTCGCCGTCCTTGACCCGGCTTGCGGCTGATGACTGCTCCTGCCGGTAGGTATCGCGTGGCCAGTTGACGCCGGCGGCCCGCAGGCTGACCTGCACAAGGCCCGAACAATCGATGCCGAGCACCGTCTTGCCGCCCCACAGATAAGGCACGTCGATGAAACGTTCGGCGGTTGCCACGAAGTCGCCGTCACGCCAGGCCCGCAACTGCGCGATATGCCGCGCGATGACGAACCCGCCGTCCGCCAGACGTGCGAAGGGGGGCGGGCCTATCTCCGCCACGGCGATTTCCGCCGCATAGGGCAGCGCGTTGATTGGCGGCAGCTTGATGCTTGGGCCTGGGAAAACGAAGGTGCGGGGGACCGTGACGGCGTGGCTCGGGGGGAGGGAAGGGTACCCAAGCGCTTCCGCCGGCAGATAGCCGACATAGCCATCCCGCAGCAATTGGCCCCAGATCCAGCCCTCGCGCTCCTCGAACACGGCAACGGGTTCGCCCGCAAGGGCTTCGGTATCGAGGGGCGCATCCGGCACGGGTTCCCGCCGCAAAGGCGCCGTCGGGGCCGTGACGCGCAGGAGACGTGGCGCGACAAAGGCGTCGGCGTCGACCGTGCCGCGGAGATGGAGGGCCGCGAGATCCGGGCGGGCAGCTGTCAGACGGGGATCGAAGGCATTCATCGGCGTGTCCTGTGCGTCAGGAATCTCTGCGGCCCCATCGCGGCAATCTCATGACTTCCCATCGCATGCCTTCCCGACTCAGCCTTGCCGACTTAGCCTTGCCGCCTCATGGCCTCAACGTCCCGGCCTTGGCAATCACGATATCACCAAGCCGCTCGACGGCGAGCGCTCCCTTGACGGTGCGCTGCACGATGACGTTGCGGCGATCGTTCTCGTCGCGGCGGCGGGATACCAGGTCGAGCTTGCCCATGCTGTCGAGCGCCCGCGTCACGACGGGCTTGGTGACGCCGAGCTTGCGTGCGAGACCGCGCACCGTATGGGGCGGGGTGTCGAGATAAATCGTCAGGAGAATGGCCATCTGCCTGAGCGACAGGTCGATGTCCTCGTCACGGACGAGTTCCAGCGTGACGTCGTGCCACAATGTAAGTGCCTGCAAGGCACGGATTTCAACGGACATCGGCCGGGTCCGGCAGTCGTTACGGACCCGTATTCATATCGACTGGAATAGCCCAATCACAATCGCTTCTTCGCGGAGAGGTTAAGAGAACGTCGCCTTATGGCGCGCCGCGGCTTGTTCCGGCGCGCCAGTGGCGCTTCGAACCGTCCGGGCTTCACGCGCCGAAGCGTTCCTTGAGATAGGCATAGACGAGCCGCGCCGCCTGCACTTCGCCGCCCTCGGGCCGGCCCGGCTTGGCGGAAGGCGTCCAGCCGAAGATGTCGAAATGCACGTAAGACCCGGCCTTCTCCACGAATCGCCGCAGGAAAAGCGCTGCCGTCATCGAGCCCGCGAAGGCGCCACCAGAGATATGGTTCACGTCGGCGATCTTCGAGGACAGCATGGCGTCATAGGGCGACCAGAACGGCATGCGCCAGACCGGATCGTTGACGGTGCGGGAAAGACTGGCGAGGCGCCCGGCCAGCGCATCGTCATCGGTGTAGAAGGGCGGCAGATCCGGGCCCAGGGCGACGCGCGCGGCGCCTGTGAGGGTCGCGTAGTCCACGATGAGGTCCGGCGCTTCCTCATCGGCCAGCGCCAGCGCGTCACCGAGAATGAGCCGCCCTTCCGCGTCCGTATTGCCGATCTCCACCGTGAGGCCTTTGCGGCTCGGCAGGATGTCGCCAGGGCGGAACGCGGAGCCGGAGATGGCGTTCTCCACGGCGGGGATCAGCACACGCAGGCGCACGGGGAGCCTGGCGCCGATGACGAGTTCGGCAAGCGCCAAGACCGCCGCGGCGCCGCCCATGTCCTTCTTCATCAGGGCCATGCCGGCCGGGGGCTTGATGTCGAGACCGCCTGTATCGAAGGCGACCCCCTTGCCGACAAGCGTGACCTTCGGATGAGAGGCGTCACCCCACGTCAGATCGATGAGGCGCGGGGGGATGGCCGAGGCGCGTCCGACCGCGTGGATCATCGGGAAATTGCCTGAGAGGAGATCGTCACCGACCGTGACCGCGATGGCCGCGCCGTGGCGCTCCGCCACCCCGCGGGCCGCCGCCTCGATGCCGTCCGGTCCCAGATCGTTCGCGGGGGTATTGATGAGATCGCGCCCGAGCGCGACGGCTTCGGCAAGGCGAGTGAGCTCCGCCCCGTCGACGCCCGCCGGCAGGACGAGACGCGCCTTTGGCGGCGCCTTCTTGGCGCGATAGCGATCAAAACGGTAAGTGCCGAGCAGAAAGCCAAGCACCGCGTTGGTCTCGGCCTCGTGCGGCAGCCGTTCAAAGCGGTAGGTGCCCTGGGGCAGGAGCGGCGGCAGCTTGCCGGGAAGAAACGGGTCGGTATCCACCTTCAGCGGCGACCAGCCAAACAGCACGGTGGCTATGCCGCCATCCACATTGGGCAGAATGAGGTGGCTGCCAACGTCGGCGGCGAAGCCTTGCGCCGTCGCGAAGGCCCGCGCCGGCGCGGGCAGAGCGGCCAGCACCTCGGCAAGCGAGTCACTGGAGACGACGATCAGCGGAATCGAATCGGCGACAGAAGAAGTAACGATGGCAGGATGCACTGACGATCCTCAAATCTGATTGACGCACACACAGCAGCGGTCACGCGTGATTTTCTGCGTAGCACGAATGTAACAGGTCATCGAACATTGGTCTCCAGCCATACGCGGATGCCGCGATTGCATCGCCTTTGGCTTTTGCCTTGTGGATGTGGCTGGTAACCTGCCGTTAGGGTTAATCGAGTTTGAATGGAGTCCAAGCCGGGATAGGCCAATTCCAGGTCGACGAGAGCGCATGAAACCTTCACCATCAGCCGCGGCGCTTTTGCGATCGCCGTTGCGTCGGCGGGCCAAGGGCCGGCCGATAGCGGGCCTGGCACTCGCCTGCATGATGTCGCCGCTTCTCGGCGGGTGTATTCCGGATCTGCAAAAAGCGGATATCACCGGCTCGATCTTTCCGGTGAAACGCGCGACCAAGACCGCCGAGCCGACGGAAGCCGATTGGCGCGAGCTCGCGGAGAAGTCAGGAAAACGCTACGAAGCCAATCCCGACGACAAGGTCGCGGCACTGGCCTACGGACGTTCGCTTCGCGAAATCGGCCAGCATCAGCAGGCGGTGGCCGTGCTGCGGCAGGCCGTGCTGCGCGCGCCGCAGGACCAGGCGCTTCTGTCCGCCTATGGCCGGGCGCTGATCGACGTGGGCAATCTACGCGAGGCGGCGGATGTGCTCGCGCGGGCGCATACGCAGGACAAGCCGGACTGGCGTGTGCTCTCGGCGCAGGGGACCGTGGCGGACCAGCTCGGTGACCACCCCGGTGCCCGTCGCTATTACGAAGCCGCGTTGCGCATTGCACCGGACGAGCCTTCCGTTCTCTCCAATCTCGGCTTGTCCTATGCCTTGTCGCGCAACCTGCCCGAGGCGGAGAGGGCGCTGCGCCAAGCGGCCGCCAGTCCGAAGGCAGATAGGCGCGTGCGTCAGAATCTCGCGCTGGTGCTTGGGTTGTCGGGCCAGACGGCGGAGGCGGAAAGCCTCCTGAAGGAGGACATGACGCCTCAGTCGGCCGCGCGCGGTGCCGCCTATTTCAAGCAGTTCGCCGGCAAACCGCGATTGATCGCGCGTGCGGCGAGAGGGGCGGACACGTCTCCGCCTGCGATGGAGGCAAAGCCATCGGGCCGTGCCGCCGCAAACCAGCCGCCCGCTCGCCATGAGCGGGCGCCGGCCATCGACACCAGCAAACCGATCCGTCAAGCCGGGCCGGCTACGGCGAAGGCGAACAGGGCCGCGGGACAAGCTGCCGGGGAGACGCCTCCCGGTCTCCCGTTGCGGCCATCGGTGGAATGATGCTGTAGGTCTGATAGGGCCGTTGCCGCTTCAACGCGCTGTGAATATTGATCTCAACAGCTTTTTGGCGGGTTATATCGCGGTGATGCCGGCTATTTCCATTTGAAGACCTGGATAAGTGCTGGCGTGATGATCACCATGAACAAGACCGGCAGGAAGAAAAGAATCATCGGCACGGTGAGTTTGGGAGGAAGCGCGGCCGCTTTCTTCTCCGCTTCGTTCATGCGCGCATCGCGGCTTTCCTGCGCCAGAACGCGCAGCGCCTGGCCCACCGGCGTTCCGTAGCGCTCTGCTTGAATGAGCGCGGTCGTCACGTTCTTCACCGATTCGACGCCGGTGCGAATGCCGAGGTTTTCATAGGCCTGGCGGCGTTCGGCCAAATAGGAAAGTTCGGCCGTCGTCAACATCAGTTCCTCGGCCAGCGCTATGGACTGCGCGCCGATCTCCTGGCTGACCTTCCGGAAAGCCTGCTCGACGGACATGCTGGATTCCACGCAGATCAGCAGGAGATCAAGGGCGTCCGGCCAGGCGCGCTTGATGGATTGCTGTCGTTTCTGTGTCCGGTTGGCGAGGAAGAGTTCGGGTAGCTTGATGCCGGCGTAGGTTGCCGCGATGACGATGCCAAAGCGAACCATCCCGGGGAATTGGCCGACCTTGAGCACGAACATATAGGTAATCGCGACAATACAGAACCCGATGGGTGATATAAGCCGAAAGAAAAGGAAGTTTATTTCCGCGGAATTGCCGCGATATCCGGCCATGCTCAACTTCATTTTCGCTGTCTCGGTGCCGAGCCATTGCGAGAGATTGAGCCGGTCGACGACTTGCTTCATATAAGCCTTTGGCGCCGGACGCAGGCTCGCGCGCTGGGCTTGTGCAGCGCCAAGGCGTTCGCGCTCGCGTTGGCGAATACGCTCCCGCTCCGATGCGACCGATTTCATGCGCTTGCCCAAGGTGTCCGCGGCCATCAGGGGCATGGCAAGCGTCAGAACCGTCGCACCCACGCAAAGCGCTATCAGGATGCTGAACATGAATTGTCGGTCCGCGATCATGCTGAGGAAAGCTGACATGGCTCACTCCCGGTCCTGCAGGTATCGCGACGGCAAAAGTTCATATGTCGAAGCTGATCATTTTCTTCATGACCAGAACGCCTATAGCCATCCAAAGGCCAGATGCGGACAATGCTAGAAGTCCCGTATTCGTCGTCCAAAGGAAGGCGATGTATTTCGGGCTCGTGATATAGACAAGAGCGGTGACAATGAAGGGAAGGGCGCCGATGATGGCGGCGGATGCCTTAGCCTCCATGCTCATCGCCGTGATCTTTCCCTTCATCTTGCGGCGCTCGCGCAAGACGCGGGACAAGTTGCCGAGGGCCTCGGAAAGATTTCCGCCCGACTGCTGCTGAACGGCGATCACGATGGCGAAGAAATTCGCCTCCGCTGCTGGAATGCGCTCG encodes:
- a CDS encoding alpha/beta hydrolase: MGNTPDLQFLGVGADDARRDIAVLSRSGAGPAVVWLGGFRSDMRATKATALDDWAADAGRAFLRFDYSGHGESSGRFEDGTISRWLEESVAVISAQTTAAPILVGSSMGGWLALLATLRLRAEGSPRAPAGLVLIAPAVDFTERLMWEAFPEEARQAIEREGVFMRPSQYGEPYAITRRLIEDGRRHLLLDGAIEPGCPVHILQGMEDPDVPWRHVLRFVEHLPGEAVTLTLIKDGDHRLSRPEDIERLVAAVAAMA
- the moeB gene encoding molybdopterin-synthase adenylyltransferase MoeB; this encodes MSLSSEEIERYARHIILRDVGGPGQARLKAARVLVIGAGGLGAPLLQYLAAAGIGTIGIADDDVVSLSNLQRQIIHGTPDIDRSKVDSAIDAIARLNPHVVVVPHRLRVDDDNVDALLADYDVIADGSDNFATRYRVSDAAFRVGRPLVLGALGTFDASLTTLRAHEPGPDGTPNPTYRCLFPEPPAPGTVPTCEEAGIIGALPGIVGSLMALEVIRAIVGFGEGLVGRLLLIDALTMRFETLSYGWDPDNVLSGAGNREKSLTP
- the infC gene encoding translation initiation factor IF-3 codes for the protein MRSIAAPQKEGPRANRDIRGVREVQLIDETGQNRGVMPLFDALRAAEEAGLDLVEIAPNSVPPVCKILDHGRFKFLEQKKAAEARKKQKTVEVKEIKLRPGIDDHDYEVKMKAVKRFFEEGDKVKITLRFRGREMAHQDLGYKLLVKVKDEMSEVAKVESEPLLEGRQMVMVLAPRG
- the rpmI gene encoding 50S ribosomal protein L35 produces the protein MPKLKTKSGAKKRFKITGTGKVVAAQAGKRHGMIKRTKKFIRNQRGTTTLFEGDARNVKQFFLPNSR
- the rplT gene encoding 50S ribosomal protein L20: MARVKRGVTSHAKHKKVFKAAKGFYGRRKNTIRTAKAAVDRAMQYSYRDRKNKKRTIRALWIQRINAAVREHGLTYSRFIDGLGKAGVEMDRKVLSDIAIREPDAFRAIVEKAKAALPAA
- a CDS encoding cytidine deaminase; the encoded protein is MGRTAGSDMEALFATASAARAHAYAPYSGFRVGAAVMSASGRLFAGANVENASYPAGLCAEAVAIGAMVAAGDTRITAVAVVGEGEALTMPCGVCRQRLSEFAGPDTSVHVGDRGGVRQSFRFGDLLPFAFGPSNLAR
- a CDS encoding MarR family winged helix-turn-helix transcriptional regulator — translated: MSVEIRALQALTLWHDVTLELVRDEDIDLSLRQMAILLTIYLDTPPHTVRGLARKLGVTKPVVTRALDSMGKLDLVSRRRDENDRRNVIVQRTVKGALAVERLGDIVIAKAGTLRP
- the pheS gene encoding phenylalanine--tRNA ligase subunit alpha, with amino-acid sequence MSDLSGLETTIASAIAAAADEAALEAVRIAALGKKGSVSELLKTLGAMTPDERREKGPLINGLRDRVSSALAERKTALAEKALEARLASERVDVTLPVQEGPETRGRIHPISQVMDELTAIFADMGFSIAEGPDVETDFYNFTALNFPVGHPAREMHDTFFFAPDETGTRKLLRTHTSPVQIRTMLSKKPPIRVICPGRTYRCDSDQTHTPMFHQVEGLVIDKSSHLGHLKWILEEFCKTFFEVDSVKMRFRPSFFPFTEPSAEVDIQCSRKGGDIRFGEGEDWLEILGCGMVHPNVIRSCGLDPDEYQGFAWGMGIDRIAMLKYGMPDLRPFFEADVRWLSHYGFRPLDLPTLAGGLST
- a CDS encoding purine-nucleoside phosphorylase, translating into MTDTSTPLLYQARAALEEWGVMGPFDHALVLGTGLGNIIEDVEGAVQVPYSAIPGFPDNGPAGQPGQLVSGYMEGKRVLIYAGRAHYYETGHARTMALPIALLGILGKPPVLLTNAAGSVKSTIRVGSLCVITDHINFSGLNPLIGDRDDGRFVDMADAYDNRLRRRLKLAAIAAGIALNEGVYMWFSGPSFETPAEIRMARTLGAELVGMSTVPEVILARRHGLRVSAISVVTSYASGFEDAPQQHGPTKDITVSAAAGIRRIIRGFVSRPDEI
- a CDS encoding glycosyltransferase family 4 protein, which codes for MLQIVPELEAGGAERTTVDIAAGLAAVGARALVATEGGRLVGELQAKGGVWIPFPARTKNPLAMALNVRRLIRICLNDGVEILHARSRAPAWVALAAARALKIPLVTTYHGSYAGRSAVKVMYNSVMARGDVVIANSIYTADLIRAAHPVANARIRVVYRGTDLAQYSASAVPPDRVEALRKSWGVPPHERIVLLAGRLTGWKGQTVLIDAARKLLDHGLRDVAFVLAGDHQGRDGYVRELDQQIEKLGLKGVVRRVGHCVDMPAAFLAASVVTVPSTEPEAFGRVAVEAQAMGTCVVVSDLGAVPETVLSPPQVPGSERTGWHVPPGNADALAEAIGDALDLGATALQGMAVRARRHVERNFSLESMVNETLDIYSALIERKPLETADTFAPQHP
- a CDS encoding NlpC/P60 family protein, with translation MNAFDPRLTAARPDLAALHLRGTVDADAFVAPRLLRVTAPTAPLRREPVPDAPLDTEALAGEPVAVFEEREGWIWGQLLRDGYVGYLPAEALGYPSLPPSHAVTVPRTFVFPGPSIKLPPINALPYAAEIAVAEIGPPPFARLADGGFVIARHIAQLRAWRDGDFVATAERFIDVPYLWGGKTVLGIDCSGLVQVSLRAAGVNWPRDTYRQEQSSAASRVKDGEQGRGLERGDLVYWKGHVGIMVDTVRLLHANAHHMMVVVEPLSEVVERSVSRGGGPITSVKRLAFPEVSP